One part of the Chryseobacterium sp. 7 genome encodes these proteins:
- a CDS encoding GNAT family N-acetyltransferase — MLTIKEKTKNNQTVYLGISLKDQINLIGTICLWNFSEDRKTTEVGYELLPEYHRQGIMCKALKAVLNFGFNELNLDEIVAITNTFNENLKRVLLKHDFILLDREKDEGFPDNIIFSLKRFSGK, encoded by the coding sequence ATTTTAACCATTAAAGAAAAAACTAAAAATAATCAAACCGTTTATCTGGGAATTTCTTTAAAAGACCAGATCAATCTTATCGGAACAATTTGTCTCTGGAATTTTTCTGAAGACCGTAAAACTACAGAAGTGGGTTATGAATTATTACCGGAATACCACAGACAGGGAATCATGTGCAAAGCTTTGAAAGCGGTTTTGAATTTCGGCTTTAATGAACTGAATTTAGATGAGATTGTTGCCATCACCAATACATTCAATGAAAATTTAAAAAGAGTTCTCTTGAAGCATGATTTTATTTTGTTGGATAGAGAAAAGGATGAAGGTTTCCCGGATAATATTATTTTTAGCCTGAAAAGATTTTCCGGAAAATGA